The DNA window AGAACGATGTGGGATAGTTTAATGGCAGCTTTCTCCataacaataatattattatgataataatctttatttatagagcacttctCAAAACCTACATTATATAGTGCTTCACAAAGGCAAAGATAAAGAAGTCATAAAACATCAGGTTTAAAACaaaagtccaaaaaacacaaaaacagataaaaccccaagtaaaatcaggaatgACTGTccgataaaagtatgttttaagaagggacttaaaagagatcacAGACTCAGGACAGTTGAATGTTGAAAGTATTGCAAATGCTGTATGAAGTGATTGCAGTTTCATTGTTCATATCCTTGTAGGTTGAGGCCCTTTGGACATGCAAACCAACCGAAGTTGTTGTGGCTGTTGTACGACATGCTGAACAGAAGCACAATTACACCCTGCGGCACAGAGAATTTCAGAGTTTGAGGCCTGATGAACTCATCGTAGGCGAGGCAAGTTTCTCATCAGAACTGATGTCACAGATTTATCTAAAATTAATCTACTTGTTGATGGATCAGTCCTTTAAAAATTATGTGAAAATGTTATGAGTTTTGCTGcataaaatgatttaacaaGTTGATTGTCGTGAAAGAAGGTCTGGAATGTGACTTCAGACAAACCAGTCTTTAGCTAAAGTGTTGCATCAATGACCCATTCTCAAACATGTTGACAACAATGtgattaaatatgaattaaCTTTAGTCTCTACACTACCATTACCAACAtaccaatatttttgtgtgattaATTTTCTCCAAAAGGTGATAGAATGTTACATTAGAGCCATCCTCAATTCTAAGGATACTGCTGGCCGACTCTACCTCATGAATCACTACACCGTGGGTGCAATTGTACATGGCACAAGAGAGCAGATGGCAAGGCAAGGGTTAAAAAAGGTGAGTGTaatcattattatattatcactTTAGTAGTCTTGTTTTTAACCAATACATTTATAATAGCCACTTCACCTTTTTGGTTGGTCCAGTGGAGGAAAATTCATAATATATTctcatcatttgtttttttggttcagTATATTACAAAAGAAATACAGtcctttttccattttcacacattttgtcAGGTCACATTTGATGACTATGATGGAGCCATTGGATTTGTCAACATAAGAAATGTGCACTGGAAGTTTGTGGTGAGTATAAAGCTACTTATAGTACTATGTGTCTTTACAGCATTTATGTATGGCTCATGGTTTGTCCATTTAAATGCTATCAACCTTGCAATTGCTATAAAGGTTTATGAATAcctataataaagtaaataaaactaCATAGATTACTATTAGTTGAATCTTTTAATAAAAGTTCATGTACTTTTATCAAATTTTATAATTAATCTACTCACAGACAATAAGAGGCTTACTGTGCATCAAGTTGTCAACTGCAGTTTTGAAGTTTTACATAAATGAATCTTATTgttacctccaccaaggaggttatgttttcgccggtgttggtctgtttgtctgtctgtttgtttgtttgtttgtttgtttgtctgcaaaataactcaaaaagttatgaacggattttAATGCAATTTTCAGGAAATGTGGaaaatgggacaaggaacagatgataaaattttggtggtgattagTTGAAGCAAaggggataaaataataaataaagtctatggtctgacagcctcagcagcaattaacatggtgaaaatagcgccatctggtggccagAAAGCACatcttgttctacttgctaaaaatattgtttaaaaaagttgaaattaatgttctgtgttagaaatacaaaaaaaacattatattctgtgttagtacaaaataaaaatgaaataaatacaccacagtctCTCCATAGTGAAGGCATATatttgtgatgcaggctgcaaaatatGATGCAGAAGGGGAGGGAATATCAGCTACTTggtggagatctgcactctgagtgcttttctagttttattattgttgctgttgttgttaatgACACATTTGAAGATGGTATATGGTTTAATGATGCTACCTTTTTATGTTACAGTATCTTCATGCCCTTTCAAACCACATTTTTGTGGTTGATCCTCTACAAGGGTCAAATGAAGTCGAGGACTCCAGAAAGGCTGGCTACAGATTTGGGTAATATTAAATAGATTATGGGAAGTAAATAGGTTACAAACACATTCTGTCAAGCCATAGAGTAAGCGCAAAGGTaaagcaaaaatgtattttactttCAACCTGTAGACAGTATTTCAAAATGCGCCGGAACAGACTTGGAAAGGAGGACTGGGTTAACATCAAGTGGCAGCCTGGCAAGATAACGCACACCTTCCAGAAAGATGACACCAGTTGTGGGATCTTTGTCATGCAGGTGATTCTACgcaatatgttttctttatgatAAAACAGCATGTAGTTTTACTATGTAAGATGATCGTACACAGTACATGTGTTGTTTTGCCATCTCTACAGATGGCCAAGATGACCGTGACACAGTTTCCAAACATCCCAAAGAGGTTTCACATTAACACATCCAAAAAATCTCTTCAAAATCTAAGAAGAGACATGGCAGAAGAAATTCTGAAAGGATCAGGTATTGCTCAAAATATTACATTGATATGTCAAACACTTCCTACAAACTTAACAGTAATAAAGACCTGTATTTCCTTTTTTGCAGTTTCAAAGGATGAGTTCTGTTCCTTCTGTGGCAATGAGGACCTGCCCAAGACTGCTGTTGATGCTGTCTGGGTGAGATTTAGACATCAATAGATAATCTGAATAGTGGATAATCAGTAGATAATCTGGGGTTAAGAACCAGACACAACATTAAATTATTCAAATATTATATACTTTTATGCATTACATAGAGGTAACATTTTCTTAATATGTTTAATGAATTTATCCCTGTAGATTCAGTGTGAAACTTGCACAAAATGGTTTCACATGCAGTGCCTTGGAATGACAGCGGCAACGACACCAAACACAGATACCCCTTGGTATTGTGTACTGTGCAACGACCCTAAATAAAGAGGCTGTAGGTGACTTTGGTGAGGTCTTACCTGAGATAGACTTTCTATGTAAAAATAGGACTGTGAACTTCTGTCATTAATAATGTAcagtgagatgtgtgtgtgtgtgtgtgtgtgtgtgtctattctAGGAACGTTCATTTTGCCGTAGTTATTTTTCATGTAATTTTACTGTATCACAGataatcaaaatgttgtttttgagtCTCTGATTGATTAACATTCCTACTAAAATTCccagaaattatgaaaaatgcctttctttcaaaccgAGTGTTGTAGTGGAATCAGCGGCTGGAAAACTGGGGTAGATATATGCAGGGCTGATGAGCTGATGGATTGCATGTGactggcttggtgtgtcagatcAGCAGTGACCAGGGAGCTGGAAGCAGAGGAGCGCCACGcccaccacacagacacagacacacagagaaacacacagggTGGCACAGGAGACACAAGGGTAGGggacacacaagaaaaaaactgGAGGCCAGGCTGTGGCTGCAACAATTATAGTGAAGTTATTGATTAATATTACTTAGAAAAATTCCCAGAACTTATTAAAAATCCCTTTCATTCAAACCAAgtgttgtagtgtactctgtaggagaccaatgaagtgtggagtgagtttggtgaccctacactgcatcatattgaaattattgattaatattcctaataaaaattgccagaaattatgtaaaatgcctttctttcaaaccaagtgctgtagtgtactctgtaggagaccaatgaagtgtggagtgagtttggtgaccctacactgcatcatattgaaattattgattaatattcctaataaaaattgccagaaattatgtaagatgcctttctttcaaaccaagtgttgtagtgtactctgtaggagaccaatgaagtgtggagtgagtttggtgaccctacactgcatcatattgaaattattgattaatattcctaataaaaattgccagaaattatgtaaaatgcctttctttcaaaccaagtgctgtagtgtactctgtaggagaccaatgaagtgtggagtgagtttggtgacactacactgcatcatattgaaattattgattaatattcctaataaaaattgccagaaattatgaaaaatgcctttctttcaaaccaagtgctgtagtgtactctgtaggagaccaatgaagtgtggagtgagtttggtgacactacactgcatcatattgaaattattgattaatattcctaataaaaattgccagaaattatgtaaaatgcctttctttcaaaccaagtgctgtagtgtactctgtaggagaccaatgaagtgtggagtgagtttggtgaccctacactgcatcatattgaaattattgattaatattcctaataaaaattgccagaaattatgtaaaatgcctttctttcaaaccaagtgctgtagtgtactctgtaggagaccaatgaagtgtggagtgagtttggtgacactacactgcatcatattgaaattattgattaatattcctaagaaaaattgccagaaattatgtaaaatgcctttctttcaaaccaagtgctgtagtgtactctgtaggagaccaatgaagtgtggagtgagtttggtgacactacactgcatcatattgaaattattgattaatattcctaagaaaaattgccagaaattatgtaaaatgcctttctttcaaaccaagtgctgtagtgtactctgtaggagaccaatgaagtgtggagtgagtttggtgaccctacactgcatcatattgaaattattgattaatattcctaataaaaattgccagaaattatgtaaaatgcctttctttcaaaccaagtgctgtagtgtactctgtaggagaccaatgaagtgtggagtgagtttggtgaccctacactgcatcatattgaaattattgattaatattcctaataaaaattgccagaaattatgtaaaatgcctttctttcaaaccaagtgctgtagtgtactctgtaggagaccaatgaagtgtggagtgagtttggtgacactacactgcatcatattgaaattattgattaatattcctaagaaaaattgccagaaattatgtaaaatgcctttctttcaaaccaagtgctgtagtgtactctgtaggagaccaatgaagtgtggagtgagtttggtgacactacactgcatcatattgaaattattgattaatattcctaagaaaaattgccagaaattatgtaaaatgcctttctttcaaaccaagtgctgtagtgtactctgtaggagaccaatgaagtgtggagtgagtttggtgaccctacactgcatcatattgaaattattgattaatattcctaataaaaattgcca is part of the Epinephelus lanceolatus isolate andai-2023 chromosome 5, ASM4190304v1, whole genome shotgun sequence genome and encodes:
- the LOC144463457 gene encoding uncharacterized protein LOC144463457 produces the protein MNHYTVGAIVHGTREQMARQGLKKVTFDDYDGAIGFVNIRNVHWKFVYLHALSNHIFVVDPLQGSNEVEDSRKAGYRFGQYFKMRRNRLGKEDWVNIKWQPGKITHTFQKDDTSCGIFVMQMAKMTVTQFPNIPKRFHINTSKKSLQNLRRDMAEEILKGSVSKDEFCSFCGNEDLPKTAVDAVWIQCETCTKWFHMQCLGMTAATTPNTDTPWYCVLCNDPK